The following coding sequences lie in one Oncorhynchus kisutch isolate 150728-3 linkage group LG3, Okis_V2, whole genome shotgun sequence genomic window:
- the LOC109878277 gene encoding myotubularin-related protein 3-like isoform X2, which yields MEEEGPQSMECIQANQIFPKKPPVLEEGSLQVPFPELHGEFTKYVGRAEDAIIAMSSYRLHIKFKESIVNVPLQLIETVECRDMFQLHVTCKDCKVVRCQFSTLEQCQEWLKRLNAAVRPPSCLEDLFSFPFHAWCVDVYAGEKEQHGELCRPGEHVTSWFKNEVERMGFDTQNAWRISDINSKFRLCSSYPQQLLVPAWITDKELENVAAFRSWKRFPAVVFRHQSTGAVIARCGQPEVSWWGWRNADDEHLVQSIARACAVDCSSRKHLANGSYINGTNGIIGTNDLVDTDFESSLTNSSEVETLAIQPQKLLILDARSYAAAVANRAKGGGCECPEYYPNCEVVFMGMANIHSIRKSFQSLRFLCTQMPDPANWLSALESTKWLQHLSLLLKAALLVLNAVDRDHRPVLVHCSDGWDRTPQIAALSKLLLDPYYRTIEGFQVLVETEWLDFGHKFADRCGHGENSEDLNERCPVFLQWLDCVHQLQRQFPCSFEFNEAFLVKMVQHSYSCLFGTFLCNSGKEREDRQVRERTCSVWSLLRPANRALRNMLYSSHSETVLHPVCHVRNLMLWTAVYLPSSSPTTPSDESCAPYPVPGANPEDTPLGRRPKTRSFDNLPSACELGSSLAPNRRSSDPNLNEKWQDHRRSLELNIAMGPDGGGAQEGRANGQPGAAGPQAGTADSEPEDSPEGGQIELRDRASKGLLATGEELELSIELAVAEGQMENILQEATKEEVGADTQREANVAAPPIAVAQTLFDANVNGRETEKEASTSDGKADKQSNINGAENQTEATITNGHHPEKGTDEPEEESSVSPGSSTDVPEEQELDVPEEQELDVPEEQEVDVPEEQEVDVPEEQEVDVPEEQEVDVPEEQEVVEKQEEVLVKHVLENHTAQEEPDHNPSTSTPSPAHAALRTMINGFGERTPVAAENHLPPELKSSRHLSEVLVQADKRASLMESSTETLTEEACTRPEAPGQVPICAGPQPCSEGRSQPPCHRRVNGEAEPEQGAPRTSNGGHKRPSVSAFQSLSADPSREGPCNGESLEGEPCSGPHWAKVNGERAPLSRQVSLASCSSLTHHRRGSCSQHRCLHALLGRPAATPSPEQPARSHLDDDGLTLHTDAIQQRLRQIEAGHQMEVEMLKKQVQELWSRLESHHHAASLRINGDLGDEVTSMTDSEYNLDASCLSRCSTELFSEASWEQVDKNDTEVTRWYPDHLAAQCYGCESRFWLATRKHHCSDREPVQEVWNCGNVFCASCCDQKIPVPSQQLFEPTRVCKTCYGSLQINTAPNPMELELEEPITASSN from the exons GTCCCTCTGCAGCTCATAGAGACTGTGGAGTGTCGTGACATGTTCCAGCTCCATGTCACCTGCAAGGACTGTAAGGTCGTCAG GTGTCAATTCTCCACCTTAGAGCAGTGTCAGGAGTGGCTGAAGCGGCTGAACGCTGCGGTCCGCCCTCCGTCTTGCTTGGAGgacctcttctccttccccttccATGCCTGGTGTGTGGACGTGTATGCCGGGGAGAAGGAGCAGCACGGGGAGCTGTGCAGGCCAG GAGAGCATGTGACCTCCTGGTTCAAGAATGAGGTGGAGAGGATGGGCTTTGACACTCAAAACGCCTGGAGAATATCTGACATCAACAGCAAGTTCAG GCTGTGCTCCAGCTATCCGCAGCAGCTCCTGGTGCCAGCCTGGATCACAGACAAGGAGCTGGAGAACGTGGCAGCCTTCCGCTCCTGGAAGAGGTTCCCGGCCGTTGTGTTCAG GCACCAGAGCACTGGGGCTGTGATCGCCCGCTGCGGCCAGCCGGAGGTCAGTTGGTGGGGCTGGAGGAATGCAGACGACGAGCACCTGGTCCAGTCCATCGCCAGGGCCTGTGCTGTGGACTGCAGCTCCCGCAAACACCTGGCAAACGGATCCTACATCAATGGAACCAATGGCATCATCGGCACCAATGACCTCGTGGACACTGACTTCG AATCGTCCCTGACGAACAGCTCGGAGGTAGAGACGCTGGCCATCCAGCCACAAAAGCTGCTGATCCTGGATGCCAGGTCCTATGCAGCCGCTGTGGCCAACAGGGCCAAGGGAGGGGGCTGTGAATGCCCAG AGTACTACCCCAACTGTGAGGTGGTGTTCATGGGCATGGCCAACATTCACTCCATCCGCAAGAGTTTCCAGTCCCTGCGCTTCCTCTGCACCCAGATGCCAGACCCGGCCAA CTGGCTGTCTGCTCTGGAGAGCACCAAGTGGCTGCAGCATCTGTCTCTGCTGCTGAAGGCTGCCCTGCTGGTGTTGAACGCTGTGGACCGCGACCACAGACCTGTTCTGGTGCACTGTTCTGACGGATGGGACCGCACGCCCCAGATCGCTGCCCTGTCCAAGCTCTTGTTGGACCCATACTACCGCACCATTGAG GGTTTCCAGGTGCTGGTGGAGACTGAGTGGCTGGACTTTGGCCATAAGTTTGCTGACCGCTGTGGCCACGGAGAGAACTCAGAGGACCTGAACGAGCGCTGCCCGGTCTTCCTGCAGTGGCTGGACTGTGTTCACCAGCTCCAAAGGCAGTTCCCATGCTCCTTTGAGTTCAATGAGGCCTTCCTG GTGAAGATGGTGCAGCATTCCTACTCGTGTCTGTTTGGCACCTTCCTGTGCAAcagtgggaaggagagggaggaccGTCAGGTTCGGGAGAGGACCTGTTCCGTGTGGTCACTGCTGCGACCAGCCAACCGCGCCTTGAGGAACATGCTCTACTCCTCCCACTCCGAGACT GTGCTCCACCCAGTGTGTCATGTACGTAACCTGATGCTGTGGACGGCAGTCTACCTTCCCAGCTCCTCCCCCACCACGCCCTCTGACGAGTCGTGTGCACCCTATCCTGTGCCAGGTGCCAACCCTGAGGACACTCCCCTGGGCAG ACGTCCGAAGACCCGTTCCTTCGATAACTTGCCCAGCGCATGTGAGCTGGGGAGCTCGCTTGCCCCCAACCGGCGCTCCAGTGACCCAAACCTGAATGAGAAGTGGCAGGACCACCGGCGCTCTCTGGAGCTCAACATCGCTATGGGGCCTGACGGAGGGGGAGCTCAGGAAGGGCGTGCTAACGGCCAGCCTGGAGCAGCAGGGCCTCAGGCAGGCACGGCCGACTCTGAGCCGGAAGACAGCCCTGAAGGAGGGCAGATTGAGCTCAGAGACAGAGCCTCCAAGGGGTTGTTAGCAACAGGAGAAGAGCTTGAGCTCTCCATTGAGCTGGCTGTGGCAGAGGGACAGATGGAGAACATTCTCCAGGAAGCAACAAAGGAGGAGGTTGGTGCCGATACTCAGAGAGAAGCTAACGTTGCTGCTCCTCCTATTGCCGTGGCTCAAACTCTATTTGATGCTAATGTTAATGgaagagagacggagaaagaggCCAGCACCAGTGATGGTAAGGCTGATAAACAAAGTAACATCAATGGGGCTGAGAATCAGACGGAGGCTACTATCACTAATGGGCATCACCCAGAGAAGGGCACAGATGAACCTGAGGAGGAGTCTAGTGTCTCTCCAGGCAGTTCCACAGACGTTCCAGAGGAGCAGGAGCTGGACGTTCCAGAGGAGCAGGAGCTGGACGTTCCAGAGGAGCAGGAGGTGGACGTTCCAGAGGAGCAGGAGGTGGACGTTCCAGAGGAGCAGGAGGTGGACGTTCCAGAGGAGCAGGAGGTGGACGTTCCAGAGGAGCAGGAGGTGGTAGAGAAGCAGGAAGAAGTGCTGGTGAAGCATGTTCTGGAGAACCATACTGCCCAGGAGGAGCCAGACCACAACCCTAGCACCAGCACCCCCAGCCCAGCCCACGCTGCCCTTAGAACTATGATCAATGGCTTTGGAGAGAGGACACCAGTGGCTGCTGAGAATCACCTTCCACCAGAGCTGAAGTCCAGCAGACATCTCTCAGAGGTCCTGGTGCAGGCTGACAAGAGGGCCTCCCTCATGGAGAGCTCAACAGAGACTCTGACTGAAGAGGCCTGCACCAGGCCAGAGGCCCCAGGGCAGGTACCCATCTGTGCAGGCCCCCAGCCCTGCTCTGAAGGTAGGAGTCAACCCCCCTGCCACAGGAGAGTGAACGGGGAGGCAGAGCCAGAGCAGGGGGCACCCAGGACTTCAAATGGAGGACACAAGCGGCCCTCCGTCAGTGCCTTCCAGTCTTTGAGTGCTGATCCCAGCAGGGAGGGACCGTGTAATGGCGAGAGCTTGGAGGGGGAGCCCTGCAGTGGCCCTCACTGGGCCAAAGTGAATGGGGAGCGGGCCCCACTGAGCCGCCAGGTATCCCTGGCCTCCTGCAGCTCCCTGACCCACCACCGCCGGGGCAGCTGCTCCCAGCACCGCTGCCTCCATGCCCTACTGGGGCGCCCTGCCGCCACACCCAGCCCTGAGCAGCCGGCCCGCAGTCACCTGGACGATGACGGGCTGACGCTCCACACGGACGCCATCCAGCAGCGGTTGAGGCAGATCGAGGCAGGCCACCAGATGGAGGTGGAGATGCTGAAGAAGCAGGTGCAGGAGCTGTGGAGCCGCCTGGAGAGCCATCACCACGCAGCGTCCCTCAGGATCAACGGAGATCTGGGAGACGAAGTG ACCTCAATGACAGACTCTGAGTATAACCTGGATGCTAGCTGCCTGTCCCGCTGCAGCACAGAGCTCTTTTCCGAGGCTAGCTGGGAGCAGGTGGACAAGAATGACACTGAG GTGACCCGCTGGTACCCGGACCACTTGGCAGCCCAGTGCTACGGGTGTGAGAGTAGGTTCTGGCTCGCCACCAGGAAGCATCACTGCAG TGACAGGGAGCCTGTCCAAGAGGTCTG GAACTGTGGGAATGTATTCTGTGCCAGCTGCTGCGACCAGAAGATACCCGTGCCAAGCCAGCAGCTGTTTGAGCCCACCCGTGTTTGTAAGACCTGCTACGGCAGCCTCCAGATCAATACAGCTCCCAATCCCATGGAACTGGAGCTGGAAGAACCCATCACAGCCAGCTCCAACTAG
- the LOC109878277 gene encoding myotubularin-related protein 3-like isoform X5, with translation MEEEGPQSMECIQANQIFPKKPPVLEEGSLQVPFPELHGEFTKYVGRAEDAIIAMSSYRLHIKFKESIVNVPLQLIETVECRDMFQLHVTCKDCKVVRCQFSTLEQCQEWLKRLNAAVRPPSCLEDLFSFPFHAWCVDVYAGEKEQHGELCRPGEHVTSWFKNEVERMGFDTQNAWRISDINSKFRLCSSYPQQLLVPAWITDKELENVAAFRSWKRFPAVVFRHQSTGAVIARCGQPEVSWWGWRNADDEHLVQSIARACAVDCSSRKHLANGSYINGTNGIIGTNDLVDTDFESSLTNSSEVETLAIQPQKLLILDARSYAAAVANRAKGGGCECPEYYPNCEVVFMGMANIHSIRKSFQSLRFLCTQMPDPANWLSALESTKWLQHLSLLLKAALLVLNAVDRDHRPVLVHCSDGWDRTPQIAALSKLLLDPYYRTIEGFQVLVETEWLDFGHKFADRCGHGENSEDLNERCPVFLQWLDCVHQLQRQFPCSFEFNEAFLVKMVQHSYSCLFGTFLCNSGKEREDRQVRERTCSVWSLLRPANRALRNMLYSSHSETVLHPVCHVRNLMLWTAVYLPSSSPTTPSDESCAPYPVPGANPEDTPLGRRPKTRSFDNLPSACELGSSLAPNRRSSDPNLNEKWQDHRRSLELNIAMGPDGGGAQEGRANGQPGAAGPQAGTADSEPEDSPEGGQIELRDRASKGLLATGEELELSIELAVAEGQMENILQEATKEEVGADTQREANVAAPPIAVAQTLFDANVNGRETEKEASTSDGKADKQSNINGAENQTEATITNGHHPEKGTDEPEEESSVSPGSSTDVPEEQELDVPEEQELDVPEEQEVDVPEEQEVDVPEEQEVDVPEEQEVDVPEEQEVVEKQEEVLVKHVLENHTAQEEPDHNPSTSTPSPAHAALRTMINGFGERTPVAAENHLPPELKSSRHLSEVLVQADKRASLMESSTETLTEEACTRPEAPGQVPICAGPQPCSEGRSQPPCHRRVNGEAEPEQGAPRTSNGGHKRPSVSAFQSLSADPSREGPCNGESLEGEPCSGPHWAKVNGERAPLSRQVSLASCSSLTHHRRGSCSQHRCLHALLGRPAATPSPEQPARSHLDDDGLTLHTDAIQQRLRQIEAGHQMEVEMLKKQVQELWSRLESHHHAASLRINGDLGDEVTSMTDSEYNLDASCLSRCSTELFSEASWEQVDKNDTEVTRWYPDHLAAQCYGCESRFWLATRKHHCRNCGNVFCASCCDQKIPVPSQQLFEPTRVCKTCYGSLQINTAPNPMELELEEPITASSN, from the exons GTCCCTCTGCAGCTCATAGAGACTGTGGAGTGTCGTGACATGTTCCAGCTCCATGTCACCTGCAAGGACTGTAAGGTCGTCAG GTGTCAATTCTCCACCTTAGAGCAGTGTCAGGAGTGGCTGAAGCGGCTGAACGCTGCGGTCCGCCCTCCGTCTTGCTTGGAGgacctcttctccttccccttccATGCCTGGTGTGTGGACGTGTATGCCGGGGAGAAGGAGCAGCACGGGGAGCTGTGCAGGCCAG GAGAGCATGTGACCTCCTGGTTCAAGAATGAGGTGGAGAGGATGGGCTTTGACACTCAAAACGCCTGGAGAATATCTGACATCAACAGCAAGTTCAG GCTGTGCTCCAGCTATCCGCAGCAGCTCCTGGTGCCAGCCTGGATCACAGACAAGGAGCTGGAGAACGTGGCAGCCTTCCGCTCCTGGAAGAGGTTCCCGGCCGTTGTGTTCAG GCACCAGAGCACTGGGGCTGTGATCGCCCGCTGCGGCCAGCCGGAGGTCAGTTGGTGGGGCTGGAGGAATGCAGACGACGAGCACCTGGTCCAGTCCATCGCCAGGGCCTGTGCTGTGGACTGCAGCTCCCGCAAACACCTGGCAAACGGATCCTACATCAATGGAACCAATGGCATCATCGGCACCAATGACCTCGTGGACACTGACTTCG AATCGTCCCTGACGAACAGCTCGGAGGTAGAGACGCTGGCCATCCAGCCACAAAAGCTGCTGATCCTGGATGCCAGGTCCTATGCAGCCGCTGTGGCCAACAGGGCCAAGGGAGGGGGCTGTGAATGCCCAG AGTACTACCCCAACTGTGAGGTGGTGTTCATGGGCATGGCCAACATTCACTCCATCCGCAAGAGTTTCCAGTCCCTGCGCTTCCTCTGCACCCAGATGCCAGACCCGGCCAA CTGGCTGTCTGCTCTGGAGAGCACCAAGTGGCTGCAGCATCTGTCTCTGCTGCTGAAGGCTGCCCTGCTGGTGTTGAACGCTGTGGACCGCGACCACAGACCTGTTCTGGTGCACTGTTCTGACGGATGGGACCGCACGCCCCAGATCGCTGCCCTGTCCAAGCTCTTGTTGGACCCATACTACCGCACCATTGAG GGTTTCCAGGTGCTGGTGGAGACTGAGTGGCTGGACTTTGGCCATAAGTTTGCTGACCGCTGTGGCCACGGAGAGAACTCAGAGGACCTGAACGAGCGCTGCCCGGTCTTCCTGCAGTGGCTGGACTGTGTTCACCAGCTCCAAAGGCAGTTCCCATGCTCCTTTGAGTTCAATGAGGCCTTCCTG GTGAAGATGGTGCAGCATTCCTACTCGTGTCTGTTTGGCACCTTCCTGTGCAAcagtgggaaggagagggaggaccGTCAGGTTCGGGAGAGGACCTGTTCCGTGTGGTCACTGCTGCGACCAGCCAACCGCGCCTTGAGGAACATGCTCTACTCCTCCCACTCCGAGACT GTGCTCCACCCAGTGTGTCATGTACGTAACCTGATGCTGTGGACGGCAGTCTACCTTCCCAGCTCCTCCCCCACCACGCCCTCTGACGAGTCGTGTGCACCCTATCCTGTGCCAGGTGCCAACCCTGAGGACACTCCCCTGGGCAG ACGTCCGAAGACCCGTTCCTTCGATAACTTGCCCAGCGCATGTGAGCTGGGGAGCTCGCTTGCCCCCAACCGGCGCTCCAGTGACCCAAACCTGAATGAGAAGTGGCAGGACCACCGGCGCTCTCTGGAGCTCAACATCGCTATGGGGCCTGACGGAGGGGGAGCTCAGGAAGGGCGTGCTAACGGCCAGCCTGGAGCAGCAGGGCCTCAGGCAGGCACGGCCGACTCTGAGCCGGAAGACAGCCCTGAAGGAGGGCAGATTGAGCTCAGAGACAGAGCCTCCAAGGGGTTGTTAGCAACAGGAGAAGAGCTTGAGCTCTCCATTGAGCTGGCTGTGGCAGAGGGACAGATGGAGAACATTCTCCAGGAAGCAACAAAGGAGGAGGTTGGTGCCGATACTCAGAGAGAAGCTAACGTTGCTGCTCCTCCTATTGCCGTGGCTCAAACTCTATTTGATGCTAATGTTAATGgaagagagacggagaaagaggCCAGCACCAGTGATGGTAAGGCTGATAAACAAAGTAACATCAATGGGGCTGAGAATCAGACGGAGGCTACTATCACTAATGGGCATCACCCAGAGAAGGGCACAGATGAACCTGAGGAGGAGTCTAGTGTCTCTCCAGGCAGTTCCACAGACGTTCCAGAGGAGCAGGAGCTGGACGTTCCAGAGGAGCAGGAGCTGGACGTTCCAGAGGAGCAGGAGGTGGACGTTCCAGAGGAGCAGGAGGTGGACGTTCCAGAGGAGCAGGAGGTGGACGTTCCAGAGGAGCAGGAGGTGGACGTTCCAGAGGAGCAGGAGGTGGTAGAGAAGCAGGAAGAAGTGCTGGTGAAGCATGTTCTGGAGAACCATACTGCCCAGGAGGAGCCAGACCACAACCCTAGCACCAGCACCCCCAGCCCAGCCCACGCTGCCCTTAGAACTATGATCAATGGCTTTGGAGAGAGGACACCAGTGGCTGCTGAGAATCACCTTCCACCAGAGCTGAAGTCCAGCAGACATCTCTCAGAGGTCCTGGTGCAGGCTGACAAGAGGGCCTCCCTCATGGAGAGCTCAACAGAGACTCTGACTGAAGAGGCCTGCACCAGGCCAGAGGCCCCAGGGCAGGTACCCATCTGTGCAGGCCCCCAGCCCTGCTCTGAAGGTAGGAGTCAACCCCCCTGCCACAGGAGAGTGAACGGGGAGGCAGAGCCAGAGCAGGGGGCACCCAGGACTTCAAATGGAGGACACAAGCGGCCCTCCGTCAGTGCCTTCCAGTCTTTGAGTGCTGATCCCAGCAGGGAGGGACCGTGTAATGGCGAGAGCTTGGAGGGGGAGCCCTGCAGTGGCCCTCACTGGGCCAAAGTGAATGGGGAGCGGGCCCCACTGAGCCGCCAGGTATCCCTGGCCTCCTGCAGCTCCCTGACCCACCACCGCCGGGGCAGCTGCTCCCAGCACCGCTGCCTCCATGCCCTACTGGGGCGCCCTGCCGCCACACCCAGCCCTGAGCAGCCGGCCCGCAGTCACCTGGACGATGACGGGCTGACGCTCCACACGGACGCCATCCAGCAGCGGTTGAGGCAGATCGAGGCAGGCCACCAGATGGAGGTGGAGATGCTGAAGAAGCAGGTGCAGGAGCTGTGGAGCCGCCTGGAGAGCCATCACCACGCAGCGTCCCTCAGGATCAACGGAGATCTGGGAGACGAAGTG ACCTCAATGACAGACTCTGAGTATAACCTGGATGCTAGCTGCCTGTCCCGCTGCAGCACAGAGCTCTTTTCCGAGGCTAGCTGGGAGCAGGTGGACAAGAATGACACTGAG GTGACCCGCTGGTACCCGGACCACTTGGCAGCCCAGTGCTACGGGTGTGAGAGTAGGTTCTGGCTCGCCACCAGGAAGCATCACTGCAG GAACTGTGGGAATGTATTCTGTGCCAGCTGCTGCGACCAGAAGATACCCGTGCCAAGCCAGCAGCTGTTTGAGCCCACCCGTGTTTGTAAGACCTGCTACGGCAGCCTCCAGATCAATACAGCTCCCAATCCCATGGAACTGGAGCTGGAAGAACCCATCACAGCCAGCTCCAACTAG
- the LOC109878277 gene encoding myotubularin-related protein 3-like isoform X7: MEEEGPQSMECIQANQIFPKKPPVLEEGSLQVPFPELHGEFTKYVGRAEDAIIAMSSYRLHIKFKESIVNSDSCCEVSVPLQLIETVECRDMFQLHVTCKDCKVVRCQFSTLEQCQEWLKRLNAAVRPPSCLEDLFSFPFHAWCVDVYAGEKEQHGELCRPGEHVTSWFKNEVERMGFDTQNAWRISDINSKFRLCSSYPQQLLVPAWITDKELENVAAFRSWKRFPAVVFRHQSTGAVIARCGQPEVSWWGWRNADDEHLVQSIARACAVDCSSRKHLANGSYINGTNGIIGTNDLVDTDFESSLTNSSEVETLAIQPQKLLILDARSYAAAVANRAKGGGCECPEYYPNCEVVFMGMANIHSIRKSFQSLRFLCTQMPDPANWLSALESTKWLQHLSLLLKAALLVLNAVDRDHRPVLVHCSDGWDRTPQIAALSKLLLDPYYRTIEGFQVLVETEWLDFGHKFADRCGHGENSEDLNERCPVFLQWLDCVHQLQRQFPCSFEFNEAFLVKMVQHSYSCLFGTFLCNSGKEREDRQVRERTCSVWSLLRPANRALRNMLYSSHSETVLHPVCHVRNLMLWTAVYLPSSSPTTPSDESCAPYPVPGANPEDTPLGRRPKTRSFDNLPSACELGSSLAPNRRSSDPNLNEKWQDHRRSLELNIAMGPDGGGAQEGRANGQPGAAGPQAGTADSEPEDSPEGGQIELRDRASKGLLATGEELELSIELAVAEGQMENILQEATKEEVGADTQREANVAAPPIAVAQTLFDANVNGRETEKEASTSDGKADKQSNINGAENQTEATITNGHHPEKGTDEPEEESSVSPGSSTDVPEEQELDVPEEQELDVPEEQEVDVPEEQEVDVPEEQEVDVPEEQEVDVPEEQEVVEKQEEVLVKHVLENHTAQEEPDHNPSTSTPSPAHAALRTMINGFGERTPVAAENHLPPELKSSRHLSEVLVQADKRASLMESSTETLTEEACTRPEAPGQVPICAGPQPCSEGRSQPPCHRRVNGEAEPEQGAPRTSNGGHKRPSVSAFQSLSADPSREGPCNGESLEGEPCSGPHWAKVNGERAPLSRQVSLASCSSLTHHRRGSCSQHRCLHALLGRPAATPSPEQPARSHLDDDGLTLHTDAIQQRLRQIEAGHQMEVEMLKKQVQELWSRLESHHHAASLRINGDLGDEVTSMTDSEYNLDASCLSRCSTELFSEASWEQVDKNDTEELWECILCQLLRPEDTRAKPAAV, encoded by the exons GTCCCTCTGCAGCTCATAGAGACTGTGGAGTGTCGTGACATGTTCCAGCTCCATGTCACCTGCAAGGACTGTAAGGTCGTCAG GTGTCAATTCTCCACCTTAGAGCAGTGTCAGGAGTGGCTGAAGCGGCTGAACGCTGCGGTCCGCCCTCCGTCTTGCTTGGAGgacctcttctccttccccttccATGCCTGGTGTGTGGACGTGTATGCCGGGGAGAAGGAGCAGCACGGGGAGCTGTGCAGGCCAG GAGAGCATGTGACCTCCTGGTTCAAGAATGAGGTGGAGAGGATGGGCTTTGACACTCAAAACGCCTGGAGAATATCTGACATCAACAGCAAGTTCAG GCTGTGCTCCAGCTATCCGCAGCAGCTCCTGGTGCCAGCCTGGATCACAGACAAGGAGCTGGAGAACGTGGCAGCCTTCCGCTCCTGGAAGAGGTTCCCGGCCGTTGTGTTCAG GCACCAGAGCACTGGGGCTGTGATCGCCCGCTGCGGCCAGCCGGAGGTCAGTTGGTGGGGCTGGAGGAATGCAGACGACGAGCACCTGGTCCAGTCCATCGCCAGGGCCTGTGCTGTGGACTGCAGCTCCCGCAAACACCTGGCAAACGGATCCTACATCAATGGAACCAATGGCATCATCGGCACCAATGACCTCGTGGACACTGACTTCG AATCGTCCCTGACGAACAGCTCGGAGGTAGAGACGCTGGCCATCCAGCCACAAAAGCTGCTGATCCTGGATGCCAGGTCCTATGCAGCCGCTGTGGCCAACAGGGCCAAGGGAGGGGGCTGTGAATGCCCAG AGTACTACCCCAACTGTGAGGTGGTGTTCATGGGCATGGCCAACATTCACTCCATCCGCAAGAGTTTCCAGTCCCTGCGCTTCCTCTGCACCCAGATGCCAGACCCGGCCAA CTGGCTGTCTGCTCTGGAGAGCACCAAGTGGCTGCAGCATCTGTCTCTGCTGCTGAAGGCTGCCCTGCTGGTGTTGAACGCTGTGGACCGCGACCACAGACCTGTTCTGGTGCACTGTTCTGACGGATGGGACCGCACGCCCCAGATCGCTGCCCTGTCCAAGCTCTTGTTGGACCCATACTACCGCACCATTGAG GGTTTCCAGGTGCTGGTGGAGACTGAGTGGCTGGACTTTGGCCATAAGTTTGCTGACCGCTGTGGCCACGGAGAGAACTCAGAGGACCTGAACGAGCGCTGCCCGGTCTTCCTGCAGTGGCTGGACTGTGTTCACCAGCTCCAAAGGCAGTTCCCATGCTCCTTTGAGTTCAATGAGGCCTTCCTG GTGAAGATGGTGCAGCATTCCTACTCGTGTCTGTTTGGCACCTTCCTGTGCAAcagtgggaaggagagggaggaccGTCAGGTTCGGGAGAGGACCTGTTCCGTGTGGTCACTGCTGCGACCAGCCAACCGCGCCTTGAGGAACATGCTCTACTCCTCCCACTCCGAGACT GTGCTCCACCCAGTGTGTCATGTACGTAACCTGATGCTGTGGACGGCAGTCTACCTTCCCAGCTCCTCCCCCACCACGCCCTCTGACGAGTCGTGTGCACCCTATCCTGTGCCAGGTGCCAACCCTGAGGACACTCCCCTGGGCAG ACGTCCGAAGACCCGTTCCTTCGATAACTTGCCCAGCGCATGTGAGCTGGGGAGCTCGCTTGCCCCCAACCGGCGCTCCAGTGACCCAAACCTGAATGAGAAGTGGCAGGACCACCGGCGCTCTCTGGAGCTCAACATCGCTATGGGGCCTGACGGAGGGGGAGCTCAGGAAGGGCGTGCTAACGGCCAGCCTGGAGCAGCAGGGCCTCAGGCAGGCACGGCCGACTCTGAGCCGGAAGACAGCCCTGAAGGAGGGCAGATTGAGCTCAGAGACAGAGCCTCCAAGGGGTTGTTAGCAACAGGAGAAGAGCTTGAGCTCTCCATTGAGCTGGCTGTGGCAGAGGGACAGATGGAGAACATTCTCCAGGAAGCAACAAAGGAGGAGGTTGGTGCCGATACTCAGAGAGAAGCTAACGTTGCTGCTCCTCCTATTGCCGTGGCTCAAACTCTATTTGATGCTAATGTTAATGgaagagagacggagaaagaggCCAGCACCAGTGATGGTAAGGCTGATAAACAAAGTAACATCAATGGGGCTGAGAATCAGACGGAGGCTACTATCACTAATGGGCATCACCCAGAGAAGGGCACAGATGAACCTGAGGAGGAGTCTAGTGTCTCTCCAGGCAGTTCCACAGACGTTCCAGAGGAGCAGGAGCTGGACGTTCCAGAGGAGCAGGAGCTGGACGTTCCAGAGGAGCAGGAGGTGGACGTTCCAGAGGAGCAGGAGGTGGACGTTCCAGAGGAGCAGGAGGTGGACGTTCCAGAGGAGCAGGAGGTGGACGTTCCAGAGGAGCAGGAGGTGGTAGAGAAGCAGGAAGAAGTGCTGGTGAAGCATGTTCTGGAGAACCATACTGCCCAGGAGGAGCCAGACCACAACCCTAGCACCAGCACCCCCAGCCCAGCCCACGCTGCCCTTAGAACTATGATCAATGGCTTTGGAGAGAGGACACCAGTGGCTGCTGAGAATCACCTTCCACCAGAGCTGAAGTCCAGCAGACATCTCTCAGAGGTCCTGGTGCAGGCTGACAAGAGGGCCTCCCTCATGGAGAGCTCAACAGAGACTCTGACTGAAGAGGCCTGCACCAGGCCAGAGGCCCCAGGGCAGGTACCCATCTGTGCAGGCCCCCAGCCCTGCTCTGAAGGTAGGAGTCAACCCCCCTGCCACAGGAGAGTGAACGGGGAGGCAGAGCCAGAGCAGGGGGCACCCAGGACTTCAAATGGAGGACACAAGCGGCCCTCCGTCAGTGCCTTCCAGTCTTTGAGTGCTGATCCCAGCAGGGAGGGACCGTGTAATGGCGAGAGCTTGGAGGGGGAGCCCTGCAGTGGCCCTCACTGGGCCAAAGTGAATGGGGAGCGGGCCCCACTGAGCCGCCAGGTATCCCTGGCCTCCTGCAGCTCCCTGACCCACCACCGCCGGGGCAGCTGCTCCCAGCACCGCTGCCTCCATGCCCTACTGGGGCGCCCTGCCGCCACACCCAGCCCTGAGCAGCCGGCCCGCAGTCACCTGGACGATGACGGGCTGACGCTCCACACGGACGCCATCCAGCAGCGGTTGAGGCAGATCGAGGCAGGCCACCAGATGGAGGTGGAGATGCTGAAGAAGCAGGTGCAGGAGCTGTGGAGCCGCCTGGAGAGCCATCACCACGCAGCGTCCCTCAGGATCAACGGAGATCTGGGAGACGAAGTG ACCTCAATGACAGACTCTGAGTATAACCTGGATGCTAGCTGCCTGTCCCGCTGCAGCACAGAGCTCTTTTCCGAGGCTAGCTGGGAGCAGGTGGACAAGAATGACACTGAG GAACTGTGGGAATGTATTCTGTGCCAGCTGCTGCGACCAGAAGATACCCGTGCCAAGCCAGCAGCTGTTTGA